In the Hydractinia symbiolongicarpus strain clone_291-10 chromosome 13, HSymV2.1, whole genome shotgun sequence genome, CAAATTCATTTGTAATGACAGTGGCTTCTTTGAATTGTTGGAGCATGGTGACGAGGTCATGGCTGACCGAGGATTTCAGATTACAGAGGAATTAATGATGCGACATTGTCGACTTGTTGTACCACCTGGTACACGAATGAAATCTCAGATGACATTTGCAGAATGCAGTAAGACAAAAACGGTGGCAAACCTCAGGATTCACGTGGAAAGAGCAATTCGTAGAATTAGGACATTCAGGATTCTCTTGACTGTTATACCTATCTCAATGCTTCATCACGTTGATGACATTGTTTTTACTTGTGCCACTTTATGTAATTTAAAACCATTGTTGattcaagaaaaaaagaaggGAAATAGTagatatttacttattttttgtatatatttatggcttttttgtattcttgaaaatgtttttgatctatttatgtgtatatatacataattgccttatatatacttaaaaaaaaaaaaaagccttGATGGTCTAGTGGTTATGACACCCGACTGTTTCAAGTGGGTGACCCAGGTTCGAATTCTGCCCAAGGCaatatatttaaattatatttaaaaaaacacg is a window encoding:
- the LOC130623071 gene encoding uncharacterized protein LOC130623071; the protein is MRLRLGLLNEDLAGRFDISCTLCSQTFQIWIRFLSATLCNALVKWIPKEAVLEHMPTVFKDCVESFIERSKSLEAQTLTWSDYKHHNTIKFLIDISPTGYITYLSSCYGGRASDKFICNDSGFFELLEHGDEVMADRGFQITEELMMRHCRLVVPPGTRMKSQMTFAECSKTKTVANLRIHVERAIRRIRTFRILLTVIPISMLHHVDDIVFTCATLCNLKPLLIQEKKKGNTLMV